A part of Fusarium oxysporum Fo47 chromosome III, complete sequence genomic DNA contains:
- a CDS encoding OPT oligopeptide transporter protein-domain-containing protein, translated as MASLQQLRTTTTDGDITLVDIISRINDKPKQNGSSSREKNEQQDPREPLKDILRRLVEEHEHDQNFPDDLLNRAREYLENEHDEQQDALARLSISREFEAQKELMLDGTIYPEVRAVVDDTDDPTLPVGTFRVFLLGTIFAIVGTGVEQFFSLRMPPIGLSTFIVQILALPVGKLLAKWLPTRKFRVFLWEFTLNPGPFNQKEQILIAMMANVTFGGSAIGAYIVSIIQVLKLDVFYGEKNLSNSIPWQILALISTQFMGYGCAGLVRRFLVYPPSMIWPKALANIALAKALNKDNGHSEDTVHGWKLSRYKFFLICFTSMFFYFWIPNYLFKALYLFNWPTWISPGNVTLALIAGSTCGLGLNPLPTLDWNVATYLGDPIVTPFFTLMNFASGMAIWGFIVAPLVYFNNVWDTGYLPINNNYIYDNHGSRYNISRVLLPELTLNQTAYHEYSVPLMTSTQVIKYAAAFMIYVATPVHMYLWHRKDIMSGIRACWARKSRDEEFNDVHNRLMSAYPECPHWWYIVILVASFIIACVSVSLWPTAVLFTVVLQIPIGMLLAVTNLEVSTRILSQLIAGYVFEGRPIPNMIFKMFSFMSTHQSLNFSGDLKLAHYAKIPPRWAFAAQVYATLLAGFVALGVNHWLLRNVEDVCQAHQKDRFTCPRTHTFFMSSVIWGVVGPRRLFGTQGPYRAITYTIPIGVIFPIAVYLLSKRWPNAFWRNVNAPVLFSGPMAWAPYNWSYVQGSVVLAFVFNKVIKRRYAAWWKKYAYVLTSSMSAAIGISGAVMYFAVQHTGVKLDWWGNRVQTEGVDQRGFLAGGKVVDCSMLKVPEKGYYDIGFEWKV; from the exons ATGGCTTCCCTACAACAACTAAGGACAACCACTACAGATGGCGATATTACTCTTGTGGACATCATATCTCGAATCAATGACAAACCAAAGCAAAACGGCAGTAGCAGCCGAGAGAAAAACGAGCAACAAGACCCAAGAGAACCCCTCAAAGACATCCTAAGGAGGCTTGTGGAAGAGCACGAGCATGACCAGAATTTCCCCGACGACCTTCTCAACCGGGCGCGCGAATATCTCGAGAACGAACATGACGAGCAACAAGATGCTCTGGCCCGGCTCAGCATCTCTAGAGAATTCGAGGCTCAAAAGGAATTGATGCTAGATGGCACCATCTATCCTGAAGTCCGAGCTGTTGTGGATGACACGGACGACCCGACCTTGCCAGTCGGCACATTCAGAGTATTCCTTTTGGGAACAATTTTTGCAATCGTTGGCACTGGAGTCGAACAGTTCTTTTCACTTCGAATGCCTCCTATTGGACTTTCGACATTTATTGTACAGATATTAGCGTTGCCCGTGGGGAAGTTGTTGGCGAAATGGCTGCCGACGAGGAAATTTCGGGTGTTTTTGTGGGAGTTCACACTCAATCCAGGACCGTTCAACCAAAAGGAGCAGATTCTCATCGCAATGATGGCAAATGTGACATTTGGCGGCTCTGCAATTGGAGCCTACATCGTGAGCATCATTCAAGTCCTGAAACTCGATGTCTTTTACGGAGAGAAGAACCTCTCGAATAGTATCCCTTGGCAAATCCTCGCGCTCATATCGACCCAGTTCATGGGATATGGATGTGCAGGTCTTGTTCGAAGGTTTCTGGTATACCCGCCGTCAATGATCTGGCCAAAGGCTTTGGCGAATATTGCACTTGCCAAGGCGTTGAACAAGGATAATGGACATTCAGAAGATACAGTGCATGGGTGGAAATTGTCGCGATACAAGTTCTTCTTAATCTGCTTTACTTCCATGTTCTTCTACTTCTGGATTCCCAATTACTTGTTCAAAGCTCTTTACTTGTTCAACTGGCCGACATGGATATCACCAGGCAACGTCACACTCGCCCTCATAGCTGGATCAACCTGCGGTTTGGGCCTCAACCCCTTACCAACATTAGACTGGAACGTCGCCACCTATCTCGGCGACCCTATAGTAACACCCTTCTTCACACTCATGAACTTTGCAAGCGGCATGGCAATATGGGGCTTCATAGTCGCGCCGCTGGTGTACTTCAACAATGTCTGGGACACGGGCTACCTCCCTATCAACAACAACTACATCTACGACAACCACGGCTCGCGGTACAACATCTCGCGCGTATTGCTGCCCGAACTTACGCTTAATCAGACCGCGTACCACGAGTACAGTGTCCCCCTCATGACTTCCACTCAGGTGATCAAGTATGCGGCTGCCTTTATGATATATGTTGCTACACCCGTGCACATGTACCTCTGGCACCGTAAGGATATCATGTCTGGAATACGAGCTTGTTGGGCACGGAAGTCGCGAGACGAGGAGTTTAACGATGTGCACAACCGTCTTATGTCTGCGTATCCGGAGTGTCCTCACTGGTGGTACATTGTCATTCTTGTTGCGTCTTTCATCATCGCCTGTGTCTCGGTGAGCCTGTGGCCAACAG CTGTCCTCTTCACCGTCGTGTTGCAAATTCCGATTGGGATGCTCTTGGCCGTTACGAACTTAGAGGTTTCAACACGTATCCTTTCCCAGCTTATTGCTGGCTATGTGTTCGAGGGCCGGCCAATTCCGAACATGATATTCAAGATGTTCAGTTTCATGTCGACACATCAGTCGCTCAACTTTTCTGGTGATCTCAAGCTTGCGCACTATGCCAAGATTCCACCGAGGTGGGCATTTGCAGCACAGGTTTATGCGACGCTTCTGGCAGGTTTCGTTGCGCTGGGCGTGAATCACTGGTTACTTCGCAACGTCGAGGACGTGTGTCAAGCGCATCAGAAAGACCGCTTCACGTGTCCCCGTACGCACACTTTCTTTATGTCCTCGGTGATATGGGGCGTCGTCGGACCACGTCGATTGTTCGGTACGCAAGGCCCCTACCGGGCCATCACATACACAATCCCCATCGGTGTCATATTTCCCATAGCCGTATACCTCCTCTCTAAGCGGTGGCCCAACGCTTTCTGGCGCAACGTCAACGCGCCAGTCCTATTCTCAGGACCGATGGCATGGGCTCCTTACAACTGGAGCTACGTGCAGGGCTCGGTGGTTCTAGCGTTCGTGTTCAACAAGGTGATCAAGAGGCGGTACGCGGCGTGGTGGAAGAAGTACGCGTACGTGCTGACGAGTTCTATGAGCGCGGCTATTGGTATTTCTGGCGCGGTGATGTACTTTGCGGTGCAGCATACGGGGGTTAAGTTGGATTGGTGGGGGAACAGGGTTCAGACGGAAGGTGTTGATCAACGGGGTTTTCTGGCAGGTGGAAAGGTTGTCGACTGTTCGATGCTGAAGGTGCCTGAGAAGGGTTACTATGATATCGGGTTTGAGTGGAAGGTGTAA
- a CDS encoding mitochondrial carrier domain-containing protein has product MASKNGNGKKQPPSAAVNLIAGGGAGMMEALACHPLDTIKVRMQLSRRARQPGAPKRGFIKTGAAIIAKETPLGLYKGLGAVLTGIVPKMAIRFTSFEWYKQILADPTTGTVSGKATFIAGLSAGVTEAVAVVTPMEVIKIRLQAQHHSMADPLDVPKYRNAAHALYTVVKEEGFGALYRGVSLTALRQGSNQAVNFTAYSYFKDWLKKWQPQYENTNLPNWQTTLIGLVSGAMGPMSNAPIDTIKTRLQKATAEPGVSAWTRITRIAGDMFKQEGVHAFYKGITPRIMRVAPGQAVTFTVYEFLKDKLEKSNISLVGGKYEE; this is encoded by the exons ATGGCTTCAAAGAATGGAAATGGAAAGAAACAGCCGCCCTCAGCGGCTGTTAACCTCATTG ctggtggtggtgctggtatGATGGAAGCTCTCGCATGTCATCCCCTCG ACACAATCAAAGTCCGCATGCAGCTCTCAAGGCGCGCGCGCCAACCAGGTGCCCCCAAGCGCGGCTTCATCAAGACCGGCGCCGCCATCATCGCAAAGGAGACACCCCTCGGTCTCTACAAGGGTCTCGGCGCCGTCCTCACAGGCATCGTGCCAAAGATGGCCATCCGCTTCACGTCCTTTGAGTGGTACAAGCAAATCCTCGCTGATCCAACAACCGGCACTGTCTCTGGAAAGGCTACCTTCATCGCCGGTCTATCAGCCGGTGTCACAGAAGCCGTCGCCGTCGTCACGCCCATGGAGGTCATCAAGATTCGCCTGCAGGCGCAACACCACTCCATGGCAGATCCTCTCGACGTCCCCAAGTATCGCAATGCTGCGCATGCGCTGTACACTGTTGTTAAGGAGGAGGGTTTCGGTGCGCTGTACCGCGGTGTGAGCTTGACAGCGTTGAGGCAGGGTTCTAACCAGGCTGTCAACTTTACTGCGTACAGCTACTTTAAGGACTGGTTGAAGAAGTGGCAGCCTCAGTATGAGAACACAAACCTGCCCAACTGGCAGACTACTCTTATCGGTCTTGTTTCTGGTGCTATGGGTCCTATGAGCAACGCTCCTATTGATACTATCAAGACTCGCCTGCAAAAGGCTACTGCTGAGCCTGGAGTCAGCGCCTGGACACGCATTACTCGAATTGCGGGAGACATGTTCAA GCAAGAAGGAGTTCACGCTTTCTACAAGGGTATCACCCCTCGAATCATGCGTGTCGCCCCCGGCCAGGCCGTTACCTTCACCGTCTACGAGTTCCTCAAGGATAAGCTAGAAAAGAGCAACATTTCCTTAGTTGGAGGCAAGTACGAGGAATAA
- a CDS encoding uncharacterized protein (of unknown function-domain containing protein), which produces MAGHWSPRQRTNRANTVGAFVFFVFFIYFFRDTFLPSSTPARKHRNDYSHMALGDNDVEMVVASMKHENVSWLDEYLPEWKKNIYVVDDNKAKLTVPMNKGREAMVFLTYIIDRYDSLPGNVVFHHAERFQWHNDNPDYDALPLLQNFRFDNLKKVGYANLRCVWVLGCPAEIRPVKDEAPAKEGEPIHARHVYKAAFQELFPSLEIPEEVGVTCCSQFAVRRETIHLRPRAEYVRFREWLIVSALGDDLSGRVLEYSWHIIFGKPAVNCPNAADCYCQNYGMCDLKCEADKCEGQYTLPPFSTLPKGWPQLGWKGENRGWKGQP; this is translated from the exons atggctggtcATTGGAGTCCTCGACAGCGTACGAATCGCGCCAACACTGTCGGCGCAtttgtcttcttcgtcttctttaTCTACTTCTTCCGCGACACTTTTTTACCCTCGAGTACGCCGGCGCGAAAACATAGAAATGATTACTCTCATATGGCCTTGGGTGACAACGATGTCGAGATGGTGGTCGCCAGTATGAAGCATGAAAATGTTTCGTGGCTTGATGAATATCTCCCTgaatggaagaagaacatctACGTGGTCGACGacaacaaggccaagttgACTGTGCCTATGAATAAGGGTCGCGAGGCCATGGTCTTCCTAAC CTACATCATTGATCGATACGACTCCCTGCCCGGCAACGTCGTCTTCCACCACGCCGAGCGCTTCCAATGGCACAACGATAACCCCGATTACGATGCTCTCCCTCTGCTCCAAAACTTCCGTTTCGATAACCTAAAGAAGGTCGGCTATGCCAATTTGCGATGTGTCTGGGTCCTTGGTTGTCCTGCTGAGATTCGACCTGTCAAGGACGAGGCTCCTGCGAAGGAGGGCGAACCTATTCACGCCCGCCATGTTTACAAGGCCGCTTTCCAGGAGCTATTTCCCAGTCTTGAGATTCCTGAGGAAGTCGGCGTCACTTGCTGCTCGCAATTTGCTGTTCGCCGTGAGACCATTCACTTGCGTCCTCGCGCAGAGTATGTGCGATTTCGTGAGTGGCTGATTGTGTCTGCCTTGGGAGATGACCTTAGCGGCAGAGTTCTTGAATACTCATGGCACA TCATCTTTGGCAAACCCGCAGTCAATTGTCCAAACGCCGCCGATTGTTATTGCCAGAACTATGGCATGTGCGATTTAAAGTGCGAGGCAGATAAGTGTGAAGGCCAATACACACTCCCTCCCTTCTCAACCCTCCCCAAAGGCTGGCCCCAGCTCGGATGGAAGGGAGAGAATCGTGGATGGAAAGGACAACCATAA
- a CDS encoding Bestrophin, RFP-TM, chloride channel-domain-containing protein codes for MGDSYSATSGHTATTAVNRPTIDTNTEAQEKPQSPKNDPTRLQSLDTSDQKRLHSLEIPLDNVRSPPSPAVGVNPALFRKQTSLDIDDYFTGPRDIQKHSKWPLVMQMHGSIMPKLIIPLVAIGAWSTAITLIYKLVYDISVDSVLLTILGFVVGLSLSFRSSTAYERYAEGRRYWGMLTMASQTLGRVFWIHAKDVPDQDPRETILKKIGAMNLIVAFSVSLKHALRFEPYSAYPDLEHLIGHLNTFAKDATAADPDGPSIKKKNMFKSVGEYLGVSFAQSNPRKALKKTDKPLGNLPLEILNHLAITIDRMVAQDQLPVPMQQTLAYNHLTMMNDCMTGCDRVLNTPLPIAYTIAISQITFVYVFVLPFQLVDKLQYITIPASIVAAYIIFGLLFIGQEIENPFGHDVNDLPLEIYCDQIAADMDIIASHDKREPDSFLLSHNSMPLYPVSTASSNAWMKRSDEKLRQTIRDKPNTMFEWRKEIARKKLNGGKFGTNDMKMNPGDHNV; via the coding sequence ATGGGTGATAGCTATTCCGCAACTTCTGGTCATACAGCCACCACGGCCGTCAACCGACCAACAATTGACACCAACACTGAAGCCCAGGAGAAGCCTCAATCCCCAAAAAATGACCCTACGCGCCTTCAAAGCCTCGATACTTCCGATCAAAAACGCCTGCACAGTCTCGAAATCCCCCTCGACAATGTTCGCTCTCCCCCTTCTCCCGCTGTAGGCGTCAACCCAGCTCTTTTCCGCAAGCAGACCTCTCTCGACATTGATGACTACTTCACCGGTCCTCGTGATATTCAGAAGCACTCAAAATGGCCTCTCGTCATGCAGATGCACGGCTCCATCATGCCAAAGTTGATCATCCCTCTGGTCGCTATTGGCGCCTGGTCGACTGCCATTACACTCATCTACAAGCTGGTCTACGACATTTCTGTTGACTCGGTTCTGCTCACCATTCTGGGTTTCGTCGTCGGTCTTAGTCTTTCGTTCCGATCCTCGACTGCGTACGAGCGTTACGCAGAAGGTCGCCGATACTGGGGTATGCTTACCATGGCTTCTCAGACACTGGGCCGTGTCTTCTGGATTCACGCCAAGGATGTCCCAGACCAAGACCCCCGCGAGACTATCCTCAAGAAGATTGGCGCGATGAACCTTATTGTTGCTTTCTCAGTTTCTCTCAAGCATGCCCTTCGATTCGAGCCCTACAGTGCCTACCCCGATCTGGAGCATCTCATCGGCCATCTTAACACCTTTGCCAAGGATGCCACTGCCGCTGATCCTGACGGCCCTtctatcaagaagaagaacatgttCAAGTCCGTTGGAGAGTACCTTGGTGTGTCGTTTGCTCAGAGCAACCCCCGTAAGGCTCTTAAGAAGACCGACAAGCCTCTTGGCAACCTCCCTCTCGAGATTCTCAACCATCtcgccatcaccatcgaTCGAATGGTCGCTCAGGACCAACTCCCTGTCCCAATGCAGCAGACTCTTGCTTACAATCATCTCACCATGATGAACGACTGCATGACTGGCTGTGACCGTGTTCTTAACACTCCTCTTCCCATTGCTTACACCATTGCTATCAGCCAGATCACCTTCGTCTATGTCTTTGTCCTCCCCTTCCAGCTTGTCGATAAGCTCCAGTATATTACGATTCCTGCTTCTATTGTCGCCGCTTATATCATTTTCGGACTTCTATTTATCGGCCAGGAAATCGAGAACCCCTTTGGACATGATGTCAACGATCTTCCCCTTGAGATCTACTGCGATCAGATTGCGGCTGATATGGATATTATTGCGTCTCATGATAAGCGCGAGCCGGATTCATTCCTTCTCAGCCACAACAGCATGCCTCTCTACCCCGTCAGCACTGCTTCTTCCAACGCATGGATGAAGCGAAGTGACGAGAAGCTTCGCCAAACCATCAGGGACAAGCCCAATACCATGTTTGAGTGGCGCAAGGAGATTGCCCGCAAGAAGTTGAACGGTGGCAAGTTTGGCACCAACGACATGAAGATGAACCCTGGCGACCACAACGTCTAG